Within Spinacia oleracea cultivar Varoflay chromosome 4, BTI_SOV_V1, whole genome shotgun sequence, the genomic segment attataagcgATAATAAAACTAAATAAAGTTTAGAATAGATATAAGTAAAATAAGCACCTCTTTTCATTACCTGGTAAGCAAGAGTGAAGGAATTATAAAGCTTTCTCTTTTCCAGTTCTTCCATTATCAGGTCAACACATTCCTCCATCTCAGCCTTGTATGGGTCACCAGCTTCTTCAACATAAGCTAACGGCACACCATGAGCACTAAAGAATATCACGACCTGTCACATATGACGTGTTATATCGTTATTTAAACAGCAAAACGTAATTCAAAGCTCGGATGGAACAGAAAGTTGATCTCAGACTCCTGTCTTCCTACTTCCTAGGATATTGTAGAGTGTACCCCGCCACTAAATATATTTTGCAGAAAATAGAATAATCGACTTTCGGGAAATACGTTTTACAGAAGGTAGACATAAAGGCAAAGCTTTTACCTATTCAGAAAAGTAATCAATTAGGGGTTTGATACAGAACGTAGATTGGATATATAAGTCAGCACACGAAAGCTTGACCGCCTGAGGCATAAAATAACTAAAACTCACCTCTTTTGGAAGGTTAAACTTCTTCAGTTCTTTTTCTATCAAATCCCCCATGGCCTTAATGTATCCATCTCGTTGGTACCAGGAAGGAATGACAGTGTGCTGCATGTTGACAAGGTATTCATCCTCCCTGGAATACAGATCATATCAATACGAACCGTTAACATAACTATAACTAAGCACACTAACAAAAATTCATTTTGCAGAAAATAGAAAATGTCAATACCGGAATATACTCTCTAGAAGTCTCAAGCTTGAACCACTAGTTGATATTGAGAACTGTGGGTAAAGAGGAAGCACAACAAGCTTCGTGATGCCATCTCGTTTTATCTATACAATCAAAGAATTAAACATAAGAGCAGGATTCATGTACTTCTACAATCGTACTCTTCGAGCAACAAAACTAGTGACCCTGAATTAAACACAATAATTAAaaagaatcaatcaaaacattcAATGATCCTCTATTAGTCAGGTGCCCCTATCCCCTTCAAGCAGCAACTAGCAGGtaaattaaatttcaaaaattcCTGCTGATATCATTAATGGAGTCAATATATGATATTATGGTGGGATACAGATATTGAAGGCCATTGAACATCACATTTCCATAGTCGGATCCGATATTTTCACACCCTTCTCAAATATACAATTTACTCATGATCTTCTATCTCAGAACACTCTAGCTTCATCGTGCTTTTATGAAGGTCATGCTTCAATTTGATGATCATCCACCATCTTAAAAAAGCCAAAAACTGTACCCTCATAAGTCATAAGCAACAGGCACGAAAAATAACCCAGAAAGTAGATCCTTCTCTCAGTCCTACAATTAATCTTTCCTGGATATATTTCATACCGATAAGTATAGGACCACAACAGTATGTTGTATTTACTATCTTCCCAAACTCAtaaattcagtttttaacgaattGAGAGATAATCTATGCAAGTATGCAGAACATTACTAAAGCTCTAATGAATCCTTCCATCAGCTGAATTAAACACAATAATTAAaaagaatcaatcaaaacattcAAGGATCCTCTATTAGTCAGGTATGCTCACTGTGTCCATTTATTTGCGATATCATAGCAGCTAAGCCACATATGACAGTCAAATATTCTTTAGACATCATCTTGAGAAGATCCATGGCTTTCAGAAAGGTAGTCATTTCCAGACATTTAGAAAGTGCAAGAACTAGAACAGGCATTATCACAAACTTGTAGACCTACTCATTAGAGTGGTGCAGGTGTTCTGAAGAAATGTGTCCAGAAGTACTCTGAATTTAAAGCCAATTGTCACCTCTTAAGTTAAGGCAAGTGTTGTTTTGTTGACTTGTGGACGGCAGTTCATGTCTTCATCAATCTGCTGTGTGTCTACTgcctaaaacaaataaataagtgCATGTGTGTGCATTGACTTAGTTTTTACTCTGAGGTTGAAATCAGTTTCCAAAAACATGATTCTGGGCAGACAACTTTATTAAAGAATCGTGTATACAGGCGCATGATAGCACCTTAGAAACTTTTGTCAGTTTTCCTTTATTTTGGTGTGGGATGAAGACAGGGCAGAAGACGGTTAGGGGAGGTCATGTGCAACTTATGTTTCTCCTTTCTGAAGGGAACACCAGAAGACTTCTCTGCAGGTCCAATAAATTTAGCTGTATAACAAATAGTACAATACCAGAAACAAGACAACAGTCAAATCCTGAAACCCAAAGGATAAATAAACTCCGCGAACATCAAAGCGATTAGTTACATGCACACAGAAATAGGAAGCGGGGGAGCCATGGCCCTCAGCAGAACGAAAGTGTCCACCCAAGCAACCCTGACTCTTCTCTGCATTAATATGTTCCAATTGTTTTAAAGCCCAACCCACACTCGTAGAGATTCTAAACCATTCAGATGTCATTTCCTTGGTTCTTAATGACATCTCCAAGCTTTCAGATCATTCAAAATGTGAAACCCATCAATCACGCTATAAGCTTGATAGCCTTTCTCCACATGTCCGTAGTTTCTTTGCATCAGGAAGGAAAAAACAGTGAGATGGCCTTGGATTTTTCAAAGAAGCATTTGTTGATCAGTATAAGAGAAGCCACCAGATACTTGTGACTCAAAAAGAAAACCTCaaaggaatttatttattttaaaggaaGGTTCTATCTTCCAACCTGTCTTCCAAGATCAAGTGCCCCTATCCCCTTCAAGCAGCAACTAGCAGCAGGTAAATTGAATTTCAAAAATTCCTGCTGATATCATTAATAGAGTCGATATATGATATTGTGATGGGATACAGATATTAAAGGTCATTGAACATCACATTTCCATAGTCGGATCCGATTTTACACATCCTTCTCAAATATACAATTTATTCATGATCTTCTATCTCAGAACACTCTAGCTTCATCGTGCTTTTATGAAGGTCATGCTTCAATTTGATGATCATCCACCATCTTAAAAAAGCCAAATATTGTACCCTCATAAGTCATAAGCAACAGGCACGAAAAATAACCTAGAAAGTAGGTCCTTCTCTCAGTCCTACAATTAATCTTTCCTGGATATATTTCATAAAGCTAGGTATAGGACCTGTATTTACTATCTTCCAAACTCAtaaattcagtttttaacgaattGAGAGATAATCTATGCAAGTATGCATAACATTACTGAAGCTCTAATGAATCCTTCCATCAGCTCAAAATAGGCAGCCTCGTCATTCCTTCAACGCCAATGGACATTTTACATAATAGGTTGGTAGACTAGAAAGAGAACTAAAGGTTTAAAAAAAGAATCTACGAGGATAGGGTAACTCCAGAAGTCCAACCTATCCTCACATTTCATTAGAAATCTTACCTATGATCGTAACATATCATTAAATAACTACTCACCAAATAAAAAGTAATAACACAAGCTATAGAGTACTTAATAAGCCAATTGGTCAAACTGAAACTTAAGACATACCTTCTCAATTGCCTCTTCGGTAAATGGATGCCAATAACGCATACCTACGTACACTGTTGCAGGAACATTTTTTGCATGAAGAGCCTTCTGTAACTCTTCAGCCTGGAGGAAGGTAAGCAATCTATTACAATTCCATGAAATTCCCGACTTGTTTGCTTCAGACACAAAAGGACTGAAATAATTTAACAAGGCATCTGCCTTAAACTCAGCTATATGAAAGCAactggaaaatttgtaatttaaacAATGAGACAGTAACATGCCTGTTCATCTGTTATCTTCCGAAGTGGAGAACCACCACCGATTGAAGCATAACCTTCTTTGCTCTTGGGAGCCCTTGAAACAGAAATAAATTGAGCTAGAGGCTTCTGAAGAAATCGGAACAGTCTTGGCAATCTAATGATGTCCTGTTAAATTTGTTTGGTCAGGAAACTAGCACAGCTTCTATATTGATTGTAGGCGTAATCACCAACTAGTAATGATATAACATAAAGAAACAATAAAAAGAAGCTCCATATAAAAATCTTCACTTGTGCATAAACCAATTATGTGGCACTTATAAACACAAGAATAAGGAATAGAGGCGATAAATGTTTCTATGGGATTTTCAATTCAGGCTGGGTACTTATAACTTTTTGGGTTCTAAGACTTTTAAAGTCCTAGCTGGtatcttaaaaaaaattgaaaaaaatcaCATAAGTACATATAAGCAAAGCCTTTTTCATATCCTGTTGCTTTTGCAGCTTCTCTCATTTAATCACCATGGAGCGACTCGGCTGGGTGCCTTTAACATTCAAATGATCATCGACTGGTTAGCATGCCTCCATATAACTTGATCTTTCGTGTTACTCCTGGAAAAGATGTTGTTGGACAACTTTATCCAATTTTGAATAATACTGGAGCAAAGCTTCTACttgtttccttctttttgaCTTCATTATGTTTGTTATTTCCTTTGCATACATGTTACAGCACCaactctattcccttcctaAGGCATGACAGACAACAAGAAAAAGTGGTCCACTTAAGTTGTCAGCTGCGTTGACCTCAAATTCTCCGATATGTTTAATCAAATCCATAAGTTGGTCTTCTATAGCAATCAATTTATCATAATGGTGTAAGACAGACAGACAAGTGGTTCATTTCATGCCAAATATTAAATCAAGTTGTACTTGTACAGCAAATGGGGTACACAAGAAGCTTACTGACAACGAATCAATTAGAGCCTCAGATGTATGAACTCGTTTCAGCTAATGACATCATTAGTAGGACATGCATCATAGACGTTCTTGTTTCAACTGTATGAGGTATGAACTCAAGCAACAGTAGCGAAACCACAAACAGCCATGAATAACAAAACATACAGAAAAAAAGAGAGTTAAATACCGGATCTGCAAAAAGGTTATACAAGAAAGGTTGCACATCGTCCAAAGTCTCAGGGCCTCCAAGATTTAGTAACAATACTCCTATTTTCTCCTCGCCAACAGAAGGTGTTGTAAACACATCAGGAGTTTCAGAAGTCAGTAATGCTCCAACTGGAAGTGAATGTAGTTTGAGTGATTGACATGATATAGATTCTTCTTTGGGCCAACCAAAGAAATGTTTTCCAACTATCAAGTTCTTTATTGTGGTATTAGCATGAGAATTGCTCTCCATTGACACTCCTGCGCAACGAAATATCTTTTGAGAGGAACCCATCTCCTGCGGCAATAACCTAACAAAGAAAACATAAATCAGATATCGGTAGCTTATAATGGTAGCATAGCTAGTCAATGTAGTGCTGCATGACAAATAAAAAATACTACTGAATTCCAACAACTGGTAGCATTTCTTGACAGAAGAGGCACTAGAAGCGTCCGTTACATACTTAAATAAAGATCAAGACAAAAACAAAGCTGAACAACGACAAATTCTAGTGCAGGATACTAATTCCCATTGGCAAAATACAGAAACCAACAGAACATCATGCCATCCAAAAGCTAGGTTACAACATTGCACGGTAAAATTACTAGGTAACCAGGTCTACTTGATTTCAGAATTTACAGTATTTACTCTCAAAAGTCTCAACTTCAAGTCTTCAAGTGTATCTCTCACGACTCCACGAGCACTTGTACACTTCACAATTCTATCACCTAATGCTAGTGAGACTTAAGACCAAGGATTACACCAAGTACTTTGGATGCGGATGTCAACTAGCTTAGTAGGTGAAGTTTCCAGGGAAGTACCCAGAGATCGAATACCGTCTACACCGTTCCCCTGTGTGGCTCTCTATACGCCCACAAAGTAGATTCTTTACTAATTTGATTGCTAACCCTAATGAACTACAAAACTTTGCAACAATCCGCAACAATCCACAACTATACACATTTATTTAAGCATAATCAATTCAAACAAACTCCATTTATGCAAGTTCCCCTCAAAATTAAGCATCCACACTTCGAACAATCATCAATTCCCAAATACTATTAAATCATAAACACATGCAAAACGGAAACTAAAACCAAAACTTCAAAATTGAAATACCGgcaacaacatgaaagaacggATGTACGGCTCTTAGACAAATGCATCACATCGTCACCTCCAGAAACCCTCAAACCTACAAAATCACGAAAATTGATGAAAAATCAAGCAAAAAACACGAAAATCAAGCAAATCAGAAACAAGAAATTACCAGTGAATCGAGCAGACTGTAAGGTAGATATTGCACTACCAATCGCCATTTTTAGAGCTCGAAAACCgaaaaggaagaagaaggtAGTACAAAATTCAGCGCCGCATTTGCAGAGAGAAATCGGGAGGAAAAAGTGAGGAGAGTGAGAGTTACAGAACAGAGGGGAAGAAAGAAAGGAGATTACAGTTGTGGTAAAGGAGTATAGCCCACACCTCAACAGTGGCATTATCCGTCATTACCTgaaatatttataaaattattaaatggATATATTTAATATGGTCGAAATATCAACTGGATTTTGGTTTATATGTGTGACATGGAGGTTGCCCACGTCATCACCTTTGACAAGACTTGGGATTCTCGAGAAAACTTGATTacttattgtagacacctacttttgtccccattcccgaaagcatctcctataaaataacgagaacacaaatctccacttgacaacgcatctcctataaaataacgaatctcaatttcccttttcatttcacccgaaacctgctatttatagaaacctgctatttatggaaacctgctaaaaatagtaacttccgtaatgggtagttgttaaaagtggcaagtcataaaagatagaaacctgtcagaattaggtgttgcaccccaacataaatcctaaatgagattgagattacgagagaatcctattcctaatatgattcgaaaataagagtcacgtattaattaaaatcctaacgagcctagagttcgtaacgggcccagacgcattccgtcacaaggttaatacgcactaaaagactcgattaagtctcaaacactccggattctaggaatccgaatctgactaagaaaacagcccagatcctattttcaacgcctggctctgggcgccgaaatcttcggcgcccaggcctgggcgctgaaaatacctgggacatgttctctcctaattcctcgtggattagagttctacaattctatctttccacgaactcttttctataaatatagccccaagttcgacgtgaaaagaacacaacacacaattattatttctgagtattgactccaacccctaagcctaagcctcacgctgcgaaattgatcacgcgttctgtcgcaatcgatccataaatcgaacagaacgtatcttgtcccgtaccttgagattcgttaaaaaaaaggagaaatagcaaagtcaaagtggttagttttctgagaaccgtgacgcacctctcaagggtgcgtcataatgtgtcccttttctatgatttaattactttcctcaccctttttatgaactgttaaactaacaaaatctgattgttctatcacgcctaataaatatgatatttttgggaaattggattatcatgctaggtcccttaatacaatctaaatcagataatcgcgctcgatctagtactatatgttgcatattgttaaaatcaactcagattagtttaatagttaacacatgtcccttcaattatttatgctgagctagtaaggatatcctgcctctggagttatcgaagagcgagtactcctctcgatagttacagtcccccgaaccctcaatctctaccttgcgggtgtatgttgagagatccccacaccagggatcacaagggaacctacggccgtcgtggtcaaacataattgcactccctttatgtcacgataaccgggttttgtcagtttttctcattgtcgttaaaaactgaatggcgactcctatattactagtcaattgggtgtaaactcacaggaaatccaattatacttgatttgacaaaaagaaacgtcacacccacgagggacaaggtcacgcattagcctcgtgcttttttttcgaccccttcacagtggcgactccactggggatagtgaaggaaatactcgtgcttgtaggtaatcaaaatagccgaagggtgaaacgatcctaccccgcgtttatttccccatcaagttaagacgacctgaaaatcagcatattaatatgagcggacagaaccgcataacgaatcttggctccctcagggagttaggactaaggatacccatcgccaaccggggggtgcatacgcttcgaatgttgtccactcggcactttcgctagtagtacacccgtcccaaacccaatcgctcgcccattaggtccctctcattggtgcatgcccccttggcttacatcgtgattggcctcttgggcgaaattcgtctgttgaaggcactacctcgaccggggcatgtgttggatctgcgatagaagcggtaccaagccaagcgcaaatactacccatagaagcctatcataaactacctgacatattattattgcctcatgatgtaatgttagttatgtgtagcgaaatatgtgattgtgtgtgacaaacaatgttagaaaaccaacgaccttaaaaaattgcccaaacattcataaaccaattggccaaagagttataccaagatacgtgttccgcaaacccgaacgatcgccacaaaaataagcgacgctcgggatggcctataacgaatcccacaaacgctacaCAAtgtgtaaaggacgttattaggcaagcacgcaaaatcgaagtcgcataaacaaaaagtagacgcaaacagaaaacgagaaccagccagggacgcattttcaacgcccctggctgggcgccggaatttctcacgccctacgctgggcgctgaagttgctgcctggccttttggtcaggcacagcagcctcggtgcccacgcatgaagaaaatgcgtagcaaaaaaacttttcgtgaaaaaaaaattgctacgagggcgtatgaaaaagcactcgattccaaaagcgacttatatataaaaaaataactctttgtgtcgttgttaggcctcctacgacgacaatgctcggcatcaaaaccgaacatgctaataactatgaatgtcacatgggtaaagtattcaaaaaataatgttcaaatagagtcttcaaggaaaaataatgttcaaatgaaaaataagtaaatccgagtctagactaggctatgccaaagtacaatctaaatcctaagtcttagttgtcttatccatagaatcggtcctaatgcttggtgtcgttctgcaagttaaaaggttaaaccatattgagtctcccttcctaacatttaaatcaataagcacccatatgtaattgtcatcccttgctaagaatccacggccccaataactctctctcaccaatagaaagaatatattattcaagtatttgcaaaatggaaacagtcacattctgaaaatcattcctccatagtcgcacaacccccaaagtgaacctaaggtgtcaataccattagcaaaaattaaatgcctcaaggcttatgatcacattgggtcacgactatcagagtcctctcgagtcactcgctccttaaaatactactaagtacggactaaaagattttccatgaatgcaacatgaccaaccatgaaaatacccaaattggcataccataaggctaccattggggtaaagcaatacacactaagagggaagccgcactaatggtTCTAGTTTTGCAagaataaaaattcgatctccccagctaactaccttgccaacattaagcaaaatggcgcatgacaaatgaacacccaagggttaaaatctaaagtgtcaaccaacgaaagttatggtccaattagcctaagtctgaaagttgtttggtcaagtattataggcttacgccacgtcattattttgagtctaggccacctccttgtattcatacacgggttataatcagaaagattaatgaaagttcgagtctaaatcacaacttccaattaaatcccagaaactggagtctgaaaagaaacaaaaaattattttcgatgtaattctttcgttaaatttcaataaagtaaaaacaacatttggaatctacgctatttgcacattttaagaaacaactaaatatgctcgcaaagtaagacaatttaaaggtccaccctaggcctactaaagctaaaggtccaccctaggccctactaaaattaaaggtccactataggcctaccagacgaggctcactcagtctcgcctcgtgactcgaagaccacaaccatctacctcttagcccaaataaaaaaaaattgaaggatttatgttggggagaaatcccgagcaaaaagaaagagaaagagaaagagaaaagggagagcgaaaagagccatgaaatacttagctcgtacctcccaaagtacgaaatctacccaagtaaacgaaggaaaagaattgagtcaaccaatccaaatcatgccacaaaaactacatgaaattctacgatgtctaccctttccaatccttatgttcttagacgccttcgctatGGGGCCCccgttcagctcatttaacccatccatgttctcattgccataacccaagaaaccattacctcgactcttgttcctgaacttgttatcaactgcaaaccacgtaccgccattgacacgtgcgtcatacccattattgccaaagcccaaacctgctcttgcatcaccattagcataatgaccatataacttgtgtggatacatcctgttgatatacccttgagccgtccccatgctactcattggccttggttgatgtaaactcatgacactagcttgaggctgcaaattgtgagtcctagcagatataatcctcgtgcttacctatacaaattatcctatctcattcaacccatctttcaaaccgtcttgagtcacgaataaaaaaggaagacaaatgaaaagtacaaaaaagataataaataataaaaaaggaactttgcaaagcgcctctaaagttagtctaaaaagaaaaagaagcatttagcgcaccaaaaaagatccgcccagaaatcattttcagcgcccccagctgggcgccgaaatctttaacgccccagcctgggcgctgaatctctctgcttgccaaattttgtccagaagtgctcgtcattttatccgcacatacacggaacaataacgaacacttggaggggtacagcacgtattcagatatatgtaccaccaaagaaatacatgtactcaatcaaaaaaaaaaaatataaaacaaattttggcttacggcaaggcagcagattgaaataataataaacttcacttattctaccgtttcaaataatatgtttccacctcagaacgtacttggcattctaagaaaccattttctaggctaagaactacgcaagacctgattccaaattaaatctattttaaggcggatacgtaggcaatccatgattcggtccaaccaatttgcaaagatgttagagcctatagaataacaagaataaaacatagagtcctttattgaaatttaattacttgcaatccaagtcgaaagaaaaatttaagtcaaaggaaaaatccaagtcatcaagatgccaaaattaatgagcacacatcgaaaaataataagggcacgtacccttgccagaaggagcactcacactcctaggcacttagccaagactcaaaagatcgttttgcctcaattaaatgggggctagcgcaagcatccatgacc encodes:
- the LOC110778479 gene encoding ferrochelatase-2, chloroplastic; the encoded protein is MPLLRCGLYSFTTTVISFLSSPLFCNSHSPHFFLPISLCKCGAEFCTTFFFLFGFRALKMAIGSAISTLQSARFTGLRVSGGDDVMHLSKSRTSVLSCCCRLLPQEMGSSQKIFRCAGVSMESNSHANTTIKNLIVGKHFFGWPKEESISCQSLKLHSLPVGALLTSETPDVFTTPSVGEEKIGVLLLNLGGPETLDDVQPFLYNLFADPDIIRLPRLFRFLQKPLAQFISVSRAPKSKEGYASIGGGSPLRKITDEQAEELQKALHAKNVPATVYVGMRYWHPFTEEAIEKIKRDGITKLVVLPLYPQFSISTSGSSLRLLESIFREDEYLVNMQHTVIPSWYQRDGYIKAMGDLIEKELKKFNLPKEVVIFFSAHGVPLAYVEEAGDPYKAEMEECVDLIMEELEKRKLYNSFTLAYQSRVGPVEWLKPYTDDTIIDLGKKGVKSLLAVPISFVSEHIETLEEIDVEYKELALESGIKNWGRVPALGCEPTFISDLADAVIESLPYVGAMAVSNLEARQSLVPLGSVEELLAAYDSQRRELPPPVTFWEWGWTKSAETWNGRAAMLAVLFLLVLEVTTGKGFLHQWGILPLFQ